The following proteins are co-located in the Spirosoma montaniterrae genome:
- the yiaA gene encoding inner membrane protein YiaA — translation MNQKPSAAFIFASWAALLIGFVGYLVSLYNAEMLLNEKGYYFTILLYGLFSAVSVQKCVRDRLEGIPVTDLYYAIAWISTLAAILLLIVGLWNATLLLSEKGVYAFSFLLALFGAIAVQKNTRDNAVGVPTNVRATQED, via the coding sequence ATGAACCAGAAACCGTCGGCGGCATTCATTTTTGCGTCGTGGGCTGCTTTGCTCATTGGCTTCGTCGGCTACCTTGTCAGCCTCTACAATGCAGAGATGCTGTTGAACGAAAAAGGGTACTACTTCACCATTCTGCTCTACGGCCTGTTTTCGGCAGTGTCGGTGCAGAAGTGTGTCCGCGACCGGCTCGAAGGCATTCCCGTTACCGATTTATATTATGCAATCGCGTGGATTTCAACTCTTGCTGCCATTCTATTGCTAATTGTCGGTCTTTGGAACGCTACGTTGCTGCTGAGCGAAAAAGGCGTGTATGCTTTCTCGTTTTTGCTGGCCCTCTTTGGTGCTATCGCCGTTCAGAAAAACACCCGCGACAACGCTGTTGGCGTTCCTACGAATGTGAGAGCTACTCAGGAAGACTGA
- a CDS encoding carbohydrate-binding family 9-like protein has product MPHYIAHHVAETLTINGDLSKPVWQNANWSHRFVDMVTGAPGLYDTRAAIVWSDTHLYVAFRAEEPFLEAHQTERDSIIFLENDLELFIDGGDCYYELEVNARNTIYEVFFIWRDAYQRGSRFDVPMFDVHQPEAVTFGGDYDRSGASFWRGTHPRGLRWAFLNYDLPGLQTAVQIDGTLNDHSDIDRGWSLEIGIPWVSLTWLVNGRSLPPQPGDVWRMFLGRFQKLVVSGVAIQPHPAMVMTPHGIYDTHLPEKWSEVAFI; this is encoded by the coding sequence ATGCCCCACTACATCGCTCACCACGTCGCCGAAACCCTGACTATCAACGGCGACCTCAGCAAGCCCGTCTGGCAAAATGCCAACTGGAGCCACCGCTTCGTTGATATGGTCACGGGTGCGCCGGGCCTGTACGATACCCGCGCGGCCATTGTCTGGAGCGATACACACCTCTATGTAGCGTTCAGAGCCGAAGAGCCGTTTCTGGAAGCGCACCAAACGGAACGCGATTCGATAATTTTTCTCGAAAATGACCTCGAACTGTTCATCGACGGGGGAGACTGCTACTACGAACTGGAAGTAAACGCCCGCAACACGATTTATGAAGTCTTTTTCATCTGGCGCGACGCCTACCAGCGCGGTAGCCGCTTCGACGTGCCGATGTTCGACGTGCATCAGCCGGAGGCCGTTACGTTCGGGGGCGATTATGACCGCAGCGGGGCATCGTTCTGGCGTGGTACGCACCCGCGTGGCCTGCGCTGGGCCTTCCTGAATTACGATCTGCCAGGGCTTCAAACCGCTGTTCAGATCGATGGGACGCTGAACGACCATAGCGACATTGACCGGGGCTGGTCGCTCGAAATCGGCATTCCGTGGGTCAGTCTGACGTGGTTAGTTAATGGCCGCAGTCTGCCACCCCAGCCCGGCGACGTATGGCGGATGTTTCTGGGCCGATTTCAGAAGTTGGTGGTTTCGGGCGTTGCGATTCAGCCGCACCCGGCAATGGTAATGACCCCGCACGGTATCTACGACACGCATCTGCCGGAGAAATGGAGCGAAGTGGCGTTTATATAA
- a CDS encoding efflux RND transporter permease subunit has protein sequence MKAEHIKTLGFTNWCVENRTAIYIFTFIITLGGLLVYNNLPKEQFPDIKVPTIIVQTVYFGTAPADIENTINKPIEKQIKSISGVKRVKSNALQDFSLITVEFNPDVQTGEALQRVRDAIDKAKRDLPQKLDDGPTAQDVNFSEFPIMNINLAGNFSLNQLKTYAEDMQDAIEAMPEISRVDIVGALKREIQINVDLPRMQSAGLAFFDIQQAVQGENVNVSGGDLNVDGVRRTLRVKGEFSDVQALQNLQIRTATGATVRLGDIADVRDSFEEQQDFARLSGKTVVTLNVIKRAGANLIAASDRIEKTIEEYKAERFPQGLDVTVTADQSERTRAELHDLVNTVVLGFIFVVLVLMFFMGIRDAIFVGLSVPLSALVAFVMMPIIGPVVGAAFTLNTIVLFAFLLGLGLVVDDAIVVIENTHRLFNQHKDWDIKQAVKAAAGEVFVPVLSGTLTTIAPFFPLLFWPGIVGEFMKFLPLTLILTLFASLFVAYVMNPVFAVTFMKRHDEEHGDAADTSFNTIKRPLIIMTALAGVGYVIDRGIGNLFVFFIALYVFNHYILTPRIIVPFQNKWLPKLMRGYRSLISWILTGWRPVGAIASMFVLLVLTFVMMGIVQPKVIFFPSGDPDYVYVYNVMPVGTDARITDSVTKVIEQRVFKVLKDEKAEDMVNSVIANVGKNAGDPFNPDRNATPQKSKVTVAFVKGQDRGGRSSAEVLEKIRASVQGIPGTEISVEREANGPPTGKPIAIEIAGEEFSELTKLEKNLRRQIQQAGIEGIDQLKSDLITNKPEITVNINKEKAQREGISAQQVAFAIRTALFGTEISKFRDAKDEYPIMVRLKQTDRSQIEQLLSMNIVYRDMNSGGQLRQVPISAVADINYSTTFSQINRKNQERLVTLSSDVVPGANANIINQQIQQVIDQMEIPNGYTVKLGGEQEDQQESATFLFGAFGAAMLLIYLILSTQFNSVVKPLIIFFTILLSLIGVLLGFMITGKTFSVIMSGVGIIALAGIVVKNGILLIEFIDELRGRGVPLREAIIEGGATRLTPVLLTASAAVLGLVPLATGLTIDFVGLFRDLAPNVIVGGDSAVFWNILAWTIIYGLTFSTILTLVIVPCMYWVNERIRMKWFGKKDPALEMKREEEPELV, from the coding sequence ATGAAAGCAGAACACATTAAAACCCTCGGCTTTACCAACTGGTGCGTAGAGAACCGGACGGCGATTTACATCTTCACGTTCATCATTACGCTGGGCGGTTTGCTGGTGTATAATAACCTCCCGAAAGAGCAGTTTCCCGACATCAAGGTGCCAACCATCATCGTGCAGACGGTGTATTTTGGAACGGCACCCGCCGATATCGAGAACACGATCAATAAGCCGATTGAGAAGCAGATCAAGTCGATTTCGGGCGTGAAGCGGGTGAAATCCAACGCATTGCAGGATTTCTCGCTCATTACGGTCGAGTTCAACCCTGACGTGCAGACTGGCGAAGCCTTGCAGCGCGTGCGTGATGCTATCGATAAAGCCAAACGCGATTTGCCCCAAAAGCTTGACGATGGCCCCACGGCGCAGGACGTTAACTTCTCGGAGTTCCCGATCATGAACATCAACCTGGCGGGCAATTTCTCGCTCAACCAGTTGAAAACCTACGCCGAAGACATGCAGGACGCCATCGAGGCCATGCCCGAAATTAGCCGGGTAGACATCGTAGGGGCGTTGAAGCGCGAGATTCAGATCAACGTCGACCTGCCCCGGATGCAGTCGGCGGGTCTGGCTTTCTTCGATATTCAGCAGGCCGTTCAGGGCGAAAACGTGAACGTGTCGGGTGGCGATTTGAACGTCGATGGTGTTCGGCGGACGCTGCGGGTAAAAGGCGAATTTTCGGACGTGCAGGCACTCCAGAATCTGCAAATCCGCACGGCTACGGGCGCAACGGTTCGCTTAGGAGACATTGCCGACGTGCGCGACTCGTTTGAAGAACAGCAGGATTTTGCGCGGCTCAGTGGCAAAACCGTTGTTACGCTGAACGTAATCAAACGCGCTGGTGCCAACCTGATTGCCGCGTCGGACCGCATCGAAAAAACCATCGAAGAATACAAAGCTGAACGCTTTCCGCAGGGCTTAGACGTAACCGTAACCGCCGACCAATCGGAGCGGACGCGGGCCGAACTACACGACCTGGTGAACACCGTTGTGCTGGGCTTTATCTTCGTAGTGCTGGTACTGATGTTCTTCATGGGCATACGCGACGCCATTTTCGTGGGGTTATCGGTGCCGCTGTCAGCGTTGGTCGCATTCGTGATGATGCCCATCATTGGGCCGGTAGTGGGTGCGGCTTTCACGCTGAATACCATCGTGCTGTTTGCGTTCCTGCTCGGGCTGGGGCTGGTGGTCGACGACGCCATTGTGGTGATCGAGAATACGCACCGGCTGTTTAATCAGCATAAGGACTGGGACATCAAGCAGGCCGTAAAAGCGGCTGCCGGCGAGGTATTCGTGCCGGTACTGTCGGGTACGCTCACGACCATTGCGCCGTTCTTCCCGCTGTTGTTCTGGCCGGGCATTGTGGGCGAGTTTATGAAGTTTCTGCCGCTCACGCTGATTTTAACGCTGTTTGCATCGCTGTTTGTGGCCTATGTTATGAACCCTGTCTTTGCCGTAACGTTCATGAAGCGACACGACGAAGAGCATGGCGATGCAGCCGATACAAGCTTCAACACCATTAAACGGCCACTCATCATTATGACCGCGCTGGCGGGCGTGGGCTATGTGATTGACCGAGGCATTGGCAACCTGTTCGTGTTCTTCATCGCACTGTATGTTTTCAACCATTACATTCTGACGCCCCGCATCATTGTGCCGTTCCAGAATAAATGGTTGCCCAAACTGATGCGCGGCTACCGTAGCCTGATTTCGTGGATACTCACGGGCTGGCGTCCGGTGGGGGCTATTGCCAGTATGTTTGTCCTGCTTGTTCTGACGTTTGTGATGATGGGCATCGTTCAGCCGAAAGTGATTTTCTTTCCGAGCGGTGATCCCGACTACGTATACGTCTACAATGTAATGCCCGTTGGCACCGACGCCCGCATAACCGACTCTGTTACGAAGGTCATTGAGCAGCGCGTGTTCAAGGTGCTGAAAGATGAGAAAGCCGAAGACATGGTAAACTCGGTGATTGCCAACGTCGGTAAAAACGCCGGAGACCCCTTCAACCCCGACCGCAACGCAACACCGCAGAAATCGAAAGTAACGGTGGCCTTTGTGAAAGGTCAGGACCGGGGCGGGCGTTCGTCGGCGGAGGTGCTGGAGAAAATCAGAGCATCCGTACAGGGCATTCCCGGAACCGAGATTTCAGTAGAACGCGAAGCAAACGGCCCACCAACGGGTAAACCGATTGCCATCGAAATTGCGGGCGAAGAGTTTTCAGAGTTAACGAAACTCGAAAAAAACCTTCGTCGCCAAATTCAGCAGGCAGGCATCGAAGGCATCGACCAGTTGAAATCGGACCTGATTACCAACAAGCCCGAAATCACGGTTAATATCAACAAAGAGAAAGCGCAACGCGAAGGCATCTCAGCGCAGCAGGTGGCGTTCGCGATTCGGACGGCTCTGTTTGGCACCGAAATCTCGAAATTCCGCGATGCAAAAGATGAGTACCCAATTATGGTGCGGCTCAAGCAAACCGACCGTAGCCAGATTGAGCAGCTCCTGAGCATGAACATCGTGTATCGCGACATGAATTCGGGGGGTCAGTTGCGGCAGGTGCCCATCTCGGCGGTGGCCGACATCAACTATTCGACCACGTTTAGCCAGATTAACCGCAAGAATCAGGAGCGGCTCGTAACGCTCAGTTCCGACGTGGTGCCGGGTGCCAACGCCAACATCATTAACCAGCAGATTCAGCAGGTTATCGATCAGATGGAGATTCCGAATGGCTATACCGTAAAACTTGGCGGTGAGCAGGAAGATCAGCAGGAATCAGCTACGTTCCTTTTCGGAGCATTTGGCGCGGCCATGTTGTTGATCTACCTCATTCTGTCGACGCAGTTTAACTCGGTCGTGAAACCGCTGATTATCTTCTTCACCATTCTGCTGTCGCTGATTGGCGTATTGCTTGGCTTCATGATCACGGGCAAGACATTCTCGGTGATTATGTCGGGCGTGGGGATTATCGCGCTGGCAGGTATCGTGGTGAAAAACGGTATTCTGCTCATCGAATTCATCGACGAGTTGCGTGGGCGGGGTGTACCGCTCCGCGAAGCGATTATTGAAGGCGGTGCTACCCGTCTGACGCCCGTATTGCTCACGGCGTCGGCGGCAGTACTCGGTCTGGTACCGCTGGCAACCGGCCTCACCATCGACTTTGTGGGCCTGTTCCGCGATCTGGCTCCAAACGTTATCGTAGGTGGCGACAGTGCTGTATTCTGGAATATTCTGGCCTGGACCATCATCTACGGCCTGACGTTCAGCACCATCCTGACGCTGGTAATTGTACCCTGCATGTACTGGGTCAATGAGCGGATTCGGATGAAATGGTTTGGCAAGAAAGACCCGGCTTTAGAAATGAAGCGCGAAGAAGAGCCGGAATTAGTGTAG
- a CDS encoding efflux RND transporter periplasmic adaptor subunit: MKAYYAIALIASLLTACSAEKKNDLQSKKDELAELKSQQAELTTKIKGLEAEVTKLDPKKAEAVRVKDVVVAPVASTTFRHFVELQGTIDAKNNVQVSPKSGGAVTAVYVVEGSSVRAGQVMARIDDQILRTSLEEIKTQLSLANTVYEKQASLWKQQIGTEIQYLQAKNNKESLERRLATLNSQLSQSSVTAPISGVVDKVFAKVGSSAAPGMPMFQVVNLSQLKAVAKVADTYAGSVRKGDPVMIEFPDVKKKLNSKISFVSTTVDPMSRTFTIEAPLPADNSLKPNMLAQVKINDVNKSNAIVINENLIQNTENGQLVYVAVTEGGKKVAKARKVATGQSYGGQIEITTGLQAGDQLVTQGYQELTDGTPINF, encoded by the coding sequence ATGAAAGCATATTACGCTATTGCCCTGATCGCGAGCCTGTTGACGGCTTGCTCGGCAGAAAAGAAAAACGATTTACAAAGTAAGAAAGACGAACTGGCCGAACTGAAATCGCAGCAGGCCGAGTTAACGACTAAAATCAAAGGCTTAGAAGCTGAGGTAACAAAACTCGATCCGAAGAAGGCTGAGGCCGTTCGGGTGAAAGATGTGGTTGTTGCCCCGGTGGCTTCAACTACGTTCCGGCACTTTGTAGAATTACAAGGCACTATCGACGCCAAAAACAACGTACAGGTGTCGCCTAAGTCGGGCGGGGCCGTAACGGCGGTGTATGTGGTCGAAGGCTCATCGGTTCGGGCCGGACAGGTGATGGCCCGGATTGACGATCAGATTCTGCGCACCTCGCTGGAAGAGATTAAAACGCAGTTATCGCTGGCCAATACGGTTTACGAAAAACAGGCGTCGCTCTGGAAACAGCAGATTGGTACGGAGATTCAGTACTTACAGGCCAAAAACAACAAAGAGTCGCTGGAACGCCGATTGGCAACACTGAACTCGCAACTGAGTCAGTCGAGCGTAACGGCTCCCATTTCTGGCGTGGTCGATAAAGTATTTGCCAAAGTAGGGTCGTCGGCGGCTCCGGGTATGCCCATGTTTCAGGTGGTGAACCTGTCGCAGTTGAAGGCGGTTGCCAAAGTAGCCGATACGTATGCGGGTAGCGTTCGCAAAGGCGACCCGGTGATGATCGAGTTTCCTGACGTAAAGAAGAAACTGAACTCCAAGATTTCGTTCGTTTCAACGACGGTCGATCCAATGAGCCGAACCTTTACCATCGAGGCTCCCCTACCCGCCGATAATTCGCTGAAACCGAATATGCTGGCGCAGGTTAAGATCAACGACGTGAACAAATCGAATGCCATCGTTATCAACGAAAACCTGATTCAGAACACAGAAAATGGGCAGTTGGTGTATGTGGCCGTAACAGAAGGCGGGAAGAAGGTAGCGAAGGCCCGGAAGGTAGCAACCGGCCAAAGCTACGGCGGACAGATTGAGATTACGACGGGCCTACAGGCTGGCGATCAGTTAGTGACGCAGGGTTATCAGGAGTTAACCGACGGAACACCTATCAATTTTTAA
- a CDS encoding TolC family protein, whose translation MRVKNTSQIVLVCLLTLLSSLEPLLAQTSNRQSFSLEEAVQFATRENINVQSSRLDAVSADARIKEVKSVALPQVNIGSQLTYNAIIQRFILPAGGLGGPGSGTAASGTQPESGAVQAIPFGVNFQGNVQATVNQLLYDASYKVGLKAASTLRELSQKNITASKINVAEQVTKAYYNVLVSEERIKLLDYNIGRLDTLLKETQAMNRQGFVEKIDVDRLEVQSNNLKAERQNVQNLVGLSYGLLKFQMGLNQSDEIVLTDKIKEADLDELERSVAFTPIADYAQRIEFSALQSQIELADLDYQNIGKQYFPKALLSATYGHNNGRNNVGDFFTTKWFNSAAFNLQFQVPVFDGFQKRYAAQQKKIALQKAQLGGDLLKKSIDLQVKQAQVAIQNNLQTLRTQKRNLDLAQEILRVTRIKYKEGVGSNIEVLNAETSSREAQTNYFASLLDFMLAKVDLDKANGKLYAGN comes from the coding sequence ATGAGAGTAAAGAATACCAGCCAGATAGTGTTGGTCTGCCTACTCACGCTACTGAGTAGTCTGGAGCCGCTACTGGCTCAAACATCCAACCGACAAAGCTTCAGCCTTGAAGAGGCTGTGCAGTTTGCCACCCGCGAAAACATAAACGTGCAGTCGTCCCGCTTAGATGCGGTGAGTGCCGATGCCCGTATTAAGGAAGTAAAATCGGTTGCATTGCCACAGGTGAACATTGGAAGCCAGCTTACCTACAATGCCATCATCCAGCGGTTTATTTTACCTGCCGGTGGCCTTGGCGGTCCAGGGTCGGGTACGGCAGCGAGCGGCACACAGCCCGAAAGCGGAGCCGTGCAGGCGATTCCGTTTGGCGTGAATTTCCAGGGCAACGTTCAGGCCACCGTGAACCAGCTTCTCTACGACGCTTCGTATAAAGTGGGTTTGAAAGCCGCTTCTACCCTGCGCGAACTGAGCCAGAAAAACATTACGGCGTCTAAAATCAACGTGGCCGAGCAGGTAACGAAAGCCTATTACAACGTGTTGGTCAGCGAAGAACGCATCAAGCTGCTCGATTATAACATCGGTCGGCTCGATACGCTGCTGAAAGAAACGCAGGCCATGAACAGGCAGGGATTTGTCGAGAAAATAGACGTTGACCGGCTGGAGGTTCAATCGAATAACCTGAAAGCCGAACGGCAGAATGTACAGAATTTAGTGGGGCTGAGCTATGGCCTGCTTAAATTTCAAATGGGCCTGAACCAGTCTGACGAGATTGTACTGACCGACAAAATCAAGGAAGCAGACCTGGATGAACTGGAACGGTCGGTGGCCTTCACGCCCATCGCCGATTATGCCCAGCGAATAGAGTTCTCGGCCTTGCAAAGTCAGATCGAACTGGCTGATCTGGATTACCAGAATATTGGCAAGCAGTATTTTCCGAAAGCTTTGTTGTCGGCAACGTATGGGCACAACAACGGTCGTAACAATGTGGGTGATTTTTTCACGACTAAGTGGTTCAACTCGGCAGCATTCAATTTACAGTTTCAGGTTCCGGTCTTCGACGGTTTTCAGAAACGATACGCTGCTCAGCAGAAAAAGATAGCCCTTCAGAAAGCCCAGCTTGGGGGCGATTTGCTGAAAAAGTCCATCGACTTGCAGGTGAAGCAGGCGCAGGTTGCGATTCAGAATAATCTGCAAACGTTGCGAACTCAGAAACGGAACCTTGATCTGGCGCAGGAAATTCTGCGGGTAACGCGCATCAAGTACAAAGAAGGCGTTGGGTCGAACATCGAAGTGCTGAATGCCGAAACGTCATCGCGTGAAGCGCAGACCAACTATTTCGCATCGCTGCTCGACTTTATGCTCGCCAAAGTCGATCTCGACAAAGCAAACGGAAAATTGTATGCTGGCAATTGA
- a CDS encoding TetR/AcrR family transcriptional regulator, whose product MKERILSEAERQFWKYGVRSVTMEDIARQLGISKKTIYQHFTDKEDILYQVLQERINEDHLEMDCMANEAHNPIEELLLVLDMMRKKQQQVSPNLLIDIKRHYPQAFALFRQHMDQHIMKSILENIQRGISQGWYRKDINATILARMRVEQIELAFNNDFFPATQYTMFDIQHELIHHFVRGMLTEEGFRFYNQLVNTRNHESKEYQPDSVGLPTHATE is encoded by the coding sequence ATGAAGGAACGAATTTTATCGGAGGCTGAACGGCAATTCTGGAAGTACGGTGTACGGTCGGTAACAATGGAAGACATTGCCCGTCAACTCGGCATTTCCAAGAAAACCATCTATCAGCATTTCACTGATAAAGAAGACATTTTATACCAGGTGCTCCAGGAGCGAATCAACGAGGATCACCTGGAAATGGACTGTATGGCTAACGAAGCGCATAATCCAATCGAAGAACTACTGCTGGTTCTGGATATGATGCGTAAGAAACAGCAACAGGTTAGCCCTAATTTGTTGATCGACATCAAGCGGCATTATCCGCAGGCGTTTGCCTTATTCAGGCAGCATATGGACCAGCATATAATGAAATCCATTCTTGAAAATATACAAAGAGGCATTTCGCAGGGCTGGTACCGAAAAGACATTAACGCCACCATATTGGCCCGAATGCGGGTCGAGCAGATTGAACTGGCGTTTAACAACGATTTCTTCCCAGCGACCCAGTATACCATGTTCGATATTCAGCACGAACTGATCCATCATTTTGTGCGGGGTATGCTCACGGAAGAAGGTTTTCGATTCTACAATCAACTTGTTAATACACGTAATCATGAGAGTAAAGAATACCAGCCAGATAGTGTTGGTCTGCCTACTCACGCTACTGAGTAG
- a CDS encoding glycoside hydrolase family 140 protein, with product MKKALFLSALLAVSALAIAQKPFANGPLNVSENRRYIIQADGTPFFYMGDTAWELFHRLNREEADRFLKRRAEQGFSVIQAVALAEFDGLKEPNPYGDVPLQNDDPTKPNEAYFKHVDYIVDKAAEVGLVIGFLPTWADKVFKDRWGKGPEIFNPQNARTYGRWLGDRYKSRKNIIWILGGDRNPRDGSLDAATWRAMAEGIQEGVGGADKALMTFHPQPNSVQDGGASKWFQADSWFDFNMHQNGHCRDTPVYDHITTSYNRTPTKPTMDAEPIYEDHPVCFNAKELGTSNTLDVRKAAYLNLFAGAFGHTYGCHDIWQMYSASRPAVNGPHVYWPEAMELPAANQMKYVRQLMESRPMLERVPDQSLIVENNLGPAERIQATRGKNYAFIYAATGKPFTVNMGNITGKSVKTTWMNPRTGEMKDNGTVPNQGQQKFTPPSSGYGQDWVLVLDGV from the coding sequence ATGAAAAAAGCACTCTTCCTCAGTGCGTTGCTGGCCGTTTCGGCATTGGCAATAGCGCAAAAACCATTCGCGAACGGCCCGCTAAACGTTTCAGAAAACAGGCGGTATATTATTCAGGCCGACGGAACGCCGTTTTTCTATATGGGCGATACGGCCTGGGAATTGTTTCATCGCCTGAATCGCGAAGAAGCCGACCGATTCTTAAAACGCCGGGCCGAACAGGGTTTCTCAGTAATTCAGGCCGTTGCACTGGCCGAATTCGATGGGCTGAAAGAACCAAACCCTTACGGCGACGTGCCTCTGCAAAACGACGACCCAACAAAGCCGAACGAAGCCTATTTTAAACACGTCGATTACATTGTTGACAAAGCGGCTGAAGTAGGCTTGGTCATTGGATTTTTACCAACCTGGGCCGATAAGGTTTTTAAAGACCGGTGGGGAAAAGGGCCGGAAATCTTCAATCCGCAAAATGCCCGCACCTATGGCCGCTGGCTGGGCGACCGCTACAAATCGCGCAAAAATATTATCTGGATTCTGGGGGGCGACCGCAACCCCCGCGATGGTTCGCTGGATGCAGCCACTTGGCGGGCAATGGCCGAGGGCATTCAGGAAGGCGTTGGCGGGGCCGACAAAGCACTGATGACTTTTCACCCACAACCAAATTCTGTTCAGGATGGGGGCGCATCGAAGTGGTTTCAGGCCGATAGCTGGTTCGATTTCAACATGCACCAGAACGGCCACTGTCGCGATACGCCCGTGTATGACCACATCACCACGAGCTACAACCGTACACCTACCAAACCAACAATGGACGCCGAACCGATCTACGAAGATCACCCGGTTTGTTTCAATGCCAAAGAGCTTGGCACCTCCAATACACTCGATGTCCGTAAGGCAGCTTATTTAAACCTGTTTGCTGGCGCGTTTGGTCATACCTATGGTTGTCACGACATCTGGCAGATGTACAGTGCCAGCCGCCCGGCAGTCAACGGTCCGCACGTATACTGGCCCGAAGCGATGGAATTGCCAGCCGCCAATCAGATGAAATACGTTCGGCAGTTGATGGAGTCGCGCCCGATGCTGGAACGCGTTCCCGACCAGTCGCTCATTGTAGAAAATAACCTCGGCCCGGCAGAACGCATTCAGGCTACACGGGGCAAAAATTATGCATTTATCTATGCTGCTACGGGTAAGCCCTTCACAGTGAACATGGGTAATATTACGGGTAAGTCGGTCAAGACAACCTGGATGAACCCACGCACTGGGGAAATGAAAGATAATGGCACCGTGCCGAATCAGGGGCAGCAGAAATTTACGCCCCCCAGCAGCGGCTACGGTCAGGATTGGGTGCTGGTGCTGGATGGCGTATAG